Proteins encoded in a region of the Methanobrevibacter millerae genome:
- a CDS encoding Ig-like domain-containing protein encodes MQMENNKIIIALLIIIIALLVVFGVMYINPTTNAKINTKITVTSNNTLHDGDSFSIALTDINGTPLANQTVNITIIDANGAKNQQQVKTDGMGNGILQLKGLTPGEYTFNVTYGGNDNYSVSNMTQKIEIKEVVKETTKSVSSSPYSTKPVYDGRTVCYKDGIRGVYSKSGEFFPDEGQFYS; translated from the coding sequence GTGCAAATGGAAAATAATAAGATTATAATTGCTTTATTAATAATAATTATCGCTTTGCTTGTTGTTTTTGGTGTGATGTATATAAATCCAACAACAAATGCAAAAATAAACACGAAAATTACAGTTACAAGCAATAATACTTTACATGATGGAGATAGTTTTTCTATCGCGTTAACAGATATTAATGGTACACCACTTGCAAACCAAACAGTTAACATAACTATTATCGATGCAAATGGGGCTAAAAACCAACAACAAGTAAAAACAGACGGAATGGGTAATGGAATTCTGCAATTGAAAGGGTTAACTCCTGGGGAGTATACATTTAATGTTACATATGGCGGAAATGATAATTATTCAGTTTCAAACATGACTCAAAAAATAGAAATAAAGGAAGTTGTAAAAGAAACTACCAAATCGGTCTCAAGTTCTCCTTATAGTACCAAACCAGTTTATGATGGTCGCACAGTATGTTATAAAGATGGTATTCGGGGTGTATATAGTAAATCTGGAGAATTTTTCCCTGATGAAGGACAATTTTACTCTTAA
- a CDS encoding Ig-like domain-containing protein: MIVILLLAGLVAIMPHANKQNTNLTFANGPELNEGDSIQIRLTDANGTALANQTVNITVTDKDGNRDYHSAVTNGEGIAALKLDKSDGQYNVTVSYAGNDNYLNCSSAQQFTVKKAVIESVGSTNNGDYLEGPEADSLGITKEQALRSERISGLDVKYDAKSGLYVQYNPKRGIYHT; encoded by the coding sequence GTGATTGTTATACTTCTTTTGGCGGGTTTAGTTGCAATAATGCCTCATGCAAATAAACAAAACACAAATCTGACCTTTGCAAATGGACCGGAACTTAACGAAGGTGATTCAATACAGATTAGGCTGACTGATGCTAATGGAACAGCACTGGCCAATCAGACCGTAAATATAACTGTAACTGATAAAGACGGGAATAGGGATTATCATTCAGCAGTTACTAATGGCGAAGGAATTGCTGCTTTAAAATTGGATAAAAGTGATGGCCAATATAATGTAACCGTTAGTTATGCCGGTAATGATAATTATCTGAACTGCTCTTCAGCCCAACAGTTCACTGTTAAAAAAGCCGTTATTGAAAGTGTAGGAAGCACTAATAATGGGGATTATCTGGAAGGTCCTGAAGCCGATAGTCTTGGTATAACAAAAGAGCAGGCTCTTCGATCAGAACGGATCAGTGGCCTGGATGTAAAATATGATGCCAAAAGCGGTCTTTATGTACAATATAATCCGAAGCGGGGGATTTATCATACTTAG
- a CDS encoding restriction endonuclease subunit S, with protein MNINKEFIPSVANTVGTNLARYKLIHKDQFAYNNMQVGRDRTIRVARYNNENPSIISPAYKIFQILDENILKSEFLMLYFLRSEFDRLCWFYTDSSIRGSLDWSQFCDIEVPVPSIEIQDKIVNIYNFLNERIQLKQNINKNLYKKSSKKRFYIFRNLLNI; from the coding sequence ATGAATATTAATAAAGAATTCATTCCCTCTGTTGCAAACACAGTCGGAACTAATTTAGCACGATATAAATTAATCCATAAAGACCAATTTGCATATAATAATATGCAAGTAGGTAGAGATAGAACCATACGTGTTGCCAGATATAATAATGAAAATCCATCTATAATATCTCCAGCTTATAAAATATTTCAAATATTGGATGAAAATATATTAAAATCAGAATTTTTAATGTTATATTTTTTAAGATCAGAATTTGATAGATTGTGCTGGTTTTATACTGATAGTAGTATCAGAGGAAGTTTAGATTGGTCTCAATTTTGCGATATAGAAGTTCCAGTTCCATCTATTGAAATTCAAGATAAAATAGTTAATATTTATAATTTTTTAAATGAACGAATCCAACTCAAACAAAATATAAATAAAAATTTATATAAAAAAAGTAGTAAAAAAAGATTTTATATTTTTAGAAATCTTTTAAATATTTAG
- a CDS encoding SHOCT domain-containing protein, which translates to MGLFDKKTDEEKRIESEALKELDTYKEDTFFKFRQLLPLYGISNMGFSETRFFNTCFKKIKKEIKNNSLKSNEIKGRFTELLNEKYGEPMNQYEANKKLQEEKLKPLKENEKKLEEKFNIKFQNRVWFKCAIEERKNSTFTNTSRREVDNAYVFIENNYLEILKESVFLKSNMGTRKIYFENVAGIDYDARGKLHLSSSLIINLKSADFIQLKNVPENMVNAIDSRYNSFLHHKNNATQNTVVIEKTSSESDKVDPMKKIKEAKELLDVGAITEEEFDKIKAKYLKDF; encoded by the coding sequence ATGGGTTTATTCGATAAGAAAACTGATGAAGAAAAAAGAATCGAATCCGAAGCATTAAAAGAATTAGACACTTATAAAGAAGATACTTTTTTCAAATTCAGACAATTATTACCATTATATGGTATATCCAATATGGGGTTTTCAGAAACAAGATTCTTCAATACTTGTTTTAAAAAAATTAAAAAAGAAATAAAAAATAATAGTTTAAAATCAAATGAAATAAAAGGCAGGTTTACTGAACTTTTAAATGAAAAGTATGGTGAACCAATGAACCAATATGAAGCCAACAAAAAATTACAAGAAGAAAAACTAAAACCATTAAAAGAAAATGAAAAGAAATTAGAAGAAAAATTTAATATCAAATTCCAGAATAGAGTATGGTTTAAATGTGCTATTGAAGAAAGAAAAAATTCAACTTTCACAAATACTAGTCGTAGAGAAGTTGATAATGCATATGTTTTCATTGAAAACAACTATTTAGAAATACTTAAAGAATCTGTATTCTTAAAATCTAATATGGGTACACGTAAGATTTATTTTGAAAATGTCGCTGGTATTGATTATGATGCACGAGGTAAATTACATTTAAGTAGCAGTTTGATTATTAATTTAAAATCAGCTGATTTTATTCAATTAAAAAATGTTCCTGAGAACATGGTTAATGCAATTGATAGTAGATATAATTCTTTTTTACATCATAAAAATAACGCCACTCAAAATACTGTTGTTATTGAAAAAACTAGTTCTGAATCAGATAAAGTTGATCCAATGAAAAAAATAAAAGAAGCTAAAGAGTTATTGGATGTTGGTGCAATAACTGAAGAAGAATTTGATAAAATCAAAGCTAAATATTTAAAAGATTTCTAA
- a CDS encoding sodium:alanine symporter family protein — protein MIDLLTILTQIDDFMYFPVLIIVMAAAGLYFTFTTKGVQIRLAVESVRLILEPKEDQNSVSSLQAMLVSTASRVGTGNIIGVSTAICLGGPGACFWMWIMCIIGASSAFMESTLAQIYKRKDNNGQAYGGPAYYIEKGLKQHKLAILFCICLIATYALGFNLLCSYNLQSTFMDYSFYNPAVTPLIIGGILAVITGYCLMGGGKRIIKVTGTVVPIMGVAYVAVALIVILINYQNIPPMFLLIFQDAFDFKSIAGGIVGSCLVYGIKRGLFSNEAGVGSAPNASASAKVSHPAKQGLVQTLSVYIDTLILCTATALMCLSTGVARDAAVSGAPYVQNAISTVFGTAGPVFITVAMVLFAFTTLLGNIYYVDNALTFMNNKVKPSKRFMNIFYIACTVVIFVGAIIPMDAAWAMADITMGAMTLINLPTCMILGKHAIACLKDYEIQKKAGKNPIFKASSIDINEEDLDFWK, from the coding sequence ATGATAGATTTACTTACAATACTAACACAAATCGACGATTTTATGTACTTTCCTGTTCTGATTATTGTAATGGCAGCGGCAGGATTGTATTTTACTTTCACTACAAAAGGAGTGCAAATCAGATTGGCAGTTGAGTCTGTAAGACTCATATTGGAACCGAAAGAAGATCAAAATTCAGTATCCTCCCTGCAGGCAATGCTGGTGTCAACCGCATCAAGGGTGGGAACCGGAAACATCATCGGAGTATCGACTGCAATATGTCTGGGAGGGCCTGGGGCCTGTTTTTGGATGTGGATTATGTGTATTATCGGAGCGTCTTCAGCATTCATGGAAAGTACCCTGGCACAGATATATAAACGAAAAGACAATAACGGACAGGCATACGGCGGTCCTGCATATTACATCGAAAAAGGACTGAAACAGCATAAGCTGGCGATACTCTTCTGCATATGCCTGATTGCAACATATGCACTGGGATTCAATCTGTTATGTTCATACAACCTCCAGTCCACATTCATGGATTACTCATTCTATAACCCTGCCGTTACTCCGCTCATTATAGGGGGCATTCTTGCAGTCATTACAGGATATTGCCTCATGGGTGGTGGAAAAAGAATCATTAAAGTTACTGGTACAGTTGTGCCTATCATGGGCGTGGCATATGTTGCAGTTGCCTTAATCGTGATTTTAATAAACTACCAAAACATTCCACCAATGTTTCTGCTTATTTTCCAGGATGCATTTGATTTCAAGTCAATTGCCGGAGGTATTGTAGGGTCATGTCTGGTTTACGGAATAAAAAGAGGACTCTTTTCAAACGAGGCGGGTGTAGGTTCAGCACCTAACGCATCAGCCTCCGCAAAAGTCTCACACCCTGCAAAACAGGGACTGGTGCAAACACTGTCAGTCTACATTGACACACTGATTTTATGTACAGCCACAGCACTCATGTGCCTGTCAACAGGAGTTGCAAGAGATGCTGCGGTTTCAGGTGCTCCATATGTGCAAAATGCAATATCAACCGTATTTGGAACTGCCGGGCCTGTATTCATCACAGTTGCAATGGTTCTTTTTGCTTTCACAACATTGCTTGGAAACATCTACTATGTCGACAATGCACTTACATTCATGAACAATAAGGTCAAGCCTTCAAAAAGATTCATGAACATATTTTATATTGCATGTACAGTAGTCATTTTTGTCGGTGCAATAATTCCTATGGATGCCGCATGGGCGATGGCAGACATCACAATGGGAGCGATGACACTCATCAACCTGCCGACATGTATGATTCTTGGAAAACATGCTATAGCATGTCTTAAAGATTATGAAATACAGAAAAAAGCCGGGAAAAATCCTATATTCAAGGCAAGTTCAATAGATATTAATGAAGAAGACTTGGATTTCTGGAAATGA
- a CDS encoding phosphatase PAP2 family protein, which translates to MKKIFTTAFLLFLQGIRESIGAPLNTFFMNFTDFGNLPIILFFIAVIYWSYDKKLGEYLLVSLSFSRLANSFAKLTACVYRPWMSDPNVHPYEKALESATGYSFPSGHITSATILFIGSVIRGNITKGLQFLFIFCLVLMAFTRCYFGVHYLSDVIGAFIISLIILFIVGKLFDKLEDNPNFDLIIVGAGILLSVLLLVYATFKSYPMDYDSAGKLIVDPAKMAIDAYKDVGFTIGILVPWIIERRFIKFTIDGPFDCKFLRIAGAYIGYMILMYALYPLIKASLNPLMSNFLNFFMFPCYVILIVPAVIKFFQNRKKDVYEDIS; encoded by the coding sequence GTGAAAAAAATTTTTACTACTGCATTTTTGTTATTTCTTCAGGGAATACGTGAATCAATAGGAGCACCCTTAAATACTTTCTTTATGAATTTTACGGACTTTGGAAACTTACCTATTATCCTGTTTTTTATTGCTGTAATCTACTGGAGTTACGATAAGAAATTAGGGGAATACCTGTTAGTGTCACTGTCATTTTCCCGTTTGGCCAACAGTTTTGCAAAACTTACGGCCTGTGTTTATCGTCCGTGGATGAGCGATCCCAATGTTCATCCTTATGAAAAGGCTTTGGAATCAGCTACAGGATATTCCTTTCCAAGCGGACACATTACATCCGCAACAATATTATTTATCGGATCCGTCATCAGAGGCAATATCACAAAAGGACTGCAGTTCCTTTTCATTTTCTGTCTTGTGCTGATGGCATTTACCCGATGTTATTTCGGTGTGCATTATTTATCCGATGTTATAGGCGCATTCATAATTTCCCTGATAATACTGTTTATTGTTGGAAAATTATTTGATAAGCTGGAGGACAATCCTAATTTTGATTTGATTATAGTCGGTGCAGGTATCTTACTGTCAGTTCTGCTTTTGGTTTATGCAACATTCAAATCCTATCCAATGGATTATGACAGTGCAGGCAAATTAATAGTTGATCCTGCAAAAATGGCTATTGATGCATATAAGGATGTCGGATTTACCATTGGAATATTGGTTCCATGGATAATCGAGAGAAGATTCATTAAATTTACAATCGACGGACCTTTTGACTGTAAATTTTTAAGAATTGCCGGCGCTTATATAGGTTACATGATTTTGATGTATGCTTTATATCCTTTGATTAAAGCTTCACTTAACCCGTTAATGTCTAACTTCCTGAACTTTTTCATGTTCCCATGCTATGTGATACTGATTGTTCCTGCCGTTATAAAATTCTTCCAAAACCGTAAAAAGGATGTTTATGAAGACATTTCATAA
- a CDS encoding MFS transporter has translation MSFLSGHNSKFSSKDMLVLVIAALIQFITSFIGSMIQVAIPLMSSDLNLTIELANWISISYMIALIAVSIPLSRVISKYGVKRFTIIGVIVLSIGLIMSAIASDVYFLLFSRVIQGISVAVLLISIYMFVVNQISEDNVGSALGIVGSMGYIGMTSAPTISGFVVYYLSWRPLFVVMAVALVIELILLFKIDGEWKNDSKPINVRGSFFYILIMILFVLGLTNITRPFGVPLLILSFISFFIFVKVEIHNSNTIFDLNLFRDFRYVVGNYAAFIAYFITFISTYILNFHLQYVLGFDSRIAGIILLSTPLIMVLVSPYSGKLSDKYDDRVLAGIAMSILLVVMFSLCFIELLPLYLLVAVMIVQGIGHGLFSPPNNKYVLTLVDNDDLGDASSMLTSSKEIGKTISLSTYNVICLVIIGNQAIGSDTIPGLISSSHLIMAIASVLTLSAAILLFYSKFRYD, from the coding sequence ATGAGTTTTCTTTCAGGTCATAATTCAAAATTCAGTTCAAAAGATATGTTGGTTTTAGTTATTGCAGCATTGATTCAGTTTATAACATCATTTATCGGAAGCATGATTCAGGTTGCAATACCTTTAATGTCCAGTGACCTGAATTTGACTATTGAACTTGCAAACTGGATTTCAATTTCATATATGATTGCATTGATTGCAGTTTCAATTCCATTGTCAAGAGTCATTTCCAAGTATGGCGTCAAGAGATTTACCATCATCGGCGTAATTGTCTTAAGCATTGGATTAATCATGTCCGCAATTGCTTCTGACGTTTATTTCCTTCTTTTTTCAAGGGTCATTCAGGGAATTTCCGTTGCAGTACTTCTCATAAGTATCTACATGTTCGTTGTCAATCAGATATCTGAGGATAATGTCGGCAGTGCACTGGGCATTGTCGGATCCATGGGATATATTGGAATGACTTCCGCTCCGACGATTTCAGGATTTGTTGTTTATTACCTCTCATGGAGGCCGCTTTTTGTTGTAATGGCCGTAGCACTTGTAATTGAACTGATATTGCTTTTTAAAATTGACGGTGAATGGAAAAATGACTCAAAACCGATTAACGTAAGGGGATCATTTTTCTATATTCTTATAATGATTTTGTTTGTTTTAGGCCTAACCAATATTACAAGGCCATTCGGCGTGCCGCTTCTGATTTTAAGCTTCATTTCATTTTTCATATTTGTCAAGGTTGAAATTCACAATTCAAACACGATTTTTGATTTGAACCTTTTCCGTGACTTCAGGTATGTGGTAGGCAATTATGCGGCTTTCATCGCCTATTTCATCACTTTCATTTCAACATATATTCTTAATTTTCATTTGCAGTACGTTCTCGGCTTTGATTCAAGAATTGCAGGTATAATACTGCTTTCAACTCCTTTGATTATGGTTTTAGTTTCCCCATACAGCGGAAAGCTCTCCGATAAGTATGATGACAGGGTTCTGGCCGGAATTGCAATGTCAATACTGCTCGTTGTAATGTTTTCACTATGTTTCATAGAGCTCTTGCCGTTGTATCTGCTGGTAGCGGTCATGATTGTTCAGGGTATCGGACACGGTCTATTTTCACCTCCAAACAACAAGTATGTTCTCACGCTTGTTGACAATGATGATTTGGGTGATGCATCATCAATGCTGACCTCCAGCAAAGAGATAGGTAAAACAATCAGCCTATCCACATATAATGTAATCTGTCTTGTAATAATAGGAAATCAGGCAATAGGCAGTGATACAATACCTGGGCTGATTTCATCTTCACATTTAATCATGGCAATAGCTAGTGTTTTGACATTGTCTGCAGCCATATTGCTTTTCTACTCAAAATTCCGCTATGATTAG
- a CDS encoding DUF447 domain-containing protein, with product MAIDLTDIGIEEGQKYEGIYTTMSKDGVKNAAPIGIACKGKDKLECRLFVGTQTLKNIMDTGKYVINITFDPLYFAKSTIGNLDITEFSDDEDIAILKNAEAYIICEVTSIRKMDPIKDHVTSNGEAYIISSDALKIVKNNPCAKAINRGLFALLEFLTNYTRLDLVGKDQQDYFIGRFNENNRMIKRVSDEDTIEAMEILKKSMIEKGFDVE from the coding sequence ATGGCAATAGATTTAACTGATATAGGTATTGAAGAAGGGCAAAAATATGAAGGAATTTACACCACAATGAGCAAAGACGGGGTGAAAAATGCGGCTCCTATCGGAATTGCATGCAAAGGAAAGGATAAGCTTGAATGCAGGCTCTTTGTAGGCACTCAAACATTGAAAAATATTATGGACACAGGAAAATACGTCATAAACATAACCTTCGACCCCCTTTATTTTGCAAAATCAACCATAGGCAATCTTGATATTACTGAGTTCAGTGATGATGAGGATATTGCAATACTTAAAAATGCGGAAGCATACATTATCTGTGAGGTTACAAGCATCAGAAAAATGGATCCGATTAAAGACCATGTCACATCCAACGGCGAAGCATATATCATATCAAGTGACGCTTTAAAAATCGTCAAGAACAATCCCTGTGCAAAAGCTATAAACAGAGGACTTTTCGCGCTTCTCGAATTCCTTACAAACTATACCCGACTTGACCTTGTAGGAAAGGACCAGCAGGATTATTTCATCGGAAGATTCAATGAAAACAATCGTATGATAAAAAGGGTTTCCGATGAGGATACGATTGAAGCTATGGAGATTCTTAAAAAGAGCATGATTGAAAAGGGCTTTGATGTTGAATGA
- a CDS encoding C1 family peptidase translates to MNKYIIGLVLVLFMFSIGSVCAGDMENTYELADGGSNSPATFTDLKNNITASENEFSMSSDYKFNKEADSDFLNPKNKNNITIDQKNFVINGNNHTIDADSTEGLSLFNLKGSNITINDLTIKNVLNMSINSKSNLTLNNVKFINSGTINDPVIYSASNLTLNECIMENISGYGIRIQSAKSLTVKDSVFSNSKTKMGFINARTETVRLDNCVFENIESEYGAALYYNGIELFVENCRFNNLHSSLTGGAIAVKGIPLNNMTKKYPHETRIVIEKSIFSNVSSEKNGGAIFTDMGGMYFENNSTAGDMLISDSNFINCKSEFGGAILNLNGALYILNSSFTNNEASVSGGALYTSYSDLIIEDSLFKDNNALKYGGAIYSELNATIIDNCSFISNKVDNSSEFNPNTIYNYDTSTYIRNSFFNNSKQSISSLFTKEFIEENNIWNDDEFYTNLSIYPIAYTDEGLELTLINNSINVTDLPSKFDLRDWGWVTPIKDQGRMGACWVFGTIAALESALLKATGTVYDLSENNVQNSELIYSRYGSTSNFEGGFSLDALGYILSWMGVLPQEDDIYDQAGKISDILDSINKIHIQDALLIPIKRDENKLCYNQTGELIKRAIIEYGAVTFTYAGDGKYYNEKTTSIYNNNTYEPNHEVAVIGWDDNYPKEKFNITPPGNGAWIIKNSWGKEWGDGGYAYISYYDTSVYGKDKDTIDYTVAFIIENTENYTYNYQTDFSGLKNFTSNYTFYSNEFEAVEKADLAAVGTYFNDTGVYYEFKIYVNGELKLTQNGTSPFAGFRTIKLNKNIPVKENDTFKVVFKSNNVPFQDKSRQHLLPEMSYVSSDANTWIDFSKKNMTVCLKVYTLESKNQIITEDLVKIYKNDSRFEAEIGAVNESVAFEINGMNYTRISDENGTAKIAINLNPGNYTIKTTYNEATVENTITVLPTLMAENLIKYYKNESQFYISLIDGAGKAVPNANITMNINGVFYNRTTNANGTARLNINLNPGEYILTAIDPLIGLQMSYSITVLPVLSAEDINMTYMDGTQFAATLLDETGKALAGVNITFNINGVFYNRTTDENGTARLNIRLMAGEYIITSMYENGAATSNKVTIRS, encoded by the coding sequence ATGAATAAGTACATAATAGGACTAGTTTTAGTATTATTTATGTTTTCAATAGGTAGTGTTTGTGCAGGCGACATGGAAAACACATATGAACTGGCAGATGGTGGTTCAAATTCTCCAGCCACATTCACCGACCTGAAAAATAATATTACGGCTAGTGAAAATGAATTCAGCATGAGCTCAGACTATAAATTTAATAAAGAAGCGGATTCGGATTTTTTAAATCCAAAAAATAAGAATAACATAACTATAGACCAGAAGAATTTTGTAATTAATGGAAATAACCACACCATAGATGCCGACAGCACAGAGGGACTAAGTTTATTTAATTTGAAAGGATCCAATATAACGATTAATGATTTAACAATTAAAAATGTTTTAAATATGTCAATTAATTCAAAATCCAACCTAACTCTAAACAACGTCAAGTTTATCAATTCAGGCACAATAAATGACCCAGTTATTTATTCTGCATCCAATTTAACACTCAATGAGTGTATTATGGAAAATATTTCAGGATATGGAATTCGCATACAATCAGCAAAATCACTGACTGTAAAAGACTCAGTATTTTCAAATTCAAAAACAAAAATGGGATTCATAAATGCCAGAACAGAGACCGTGAGATTGGACAATTGCGTATTTGAAAATATTGAATCAGAATATGGTGCTGCATTATACTATAATGGAATAGAATTATTCGTTGAAAACTGTCGGTTCAATAATTTGCATTCAAGCTTGACTGGCGGCGCAATTGCAGTCAAAGGAATACCTCTTAACAATATGACAAAAAAGTACCCTCATGAAACAAGAATAGTGATTGAAAAGTCTATTTTCAGCAATGTTTCAAGCGAAAAGAACGGAGGAGCAATATTTACAGATATGGGAGGAATGTATTTCGAAAATAACAGTACTGCAGGAGATATGCTTATTTCCGATTCCAATTTCATCAATTGCAAATCCGAATTTGGAGGTGCAATCCTAAACCTCAACGGTGCCTTATACATACTGAACAGCAGCTTTACAAACAATGAAGCAAGCGTTAGCGGCGGAGCACTATACACATCATATTCAGACCTGATTATTGAAGATTCCCTATTCAAAGATAATAACGCATTAAAATATGGTGGAGCAATATATTCTGAATTGAACGCCACAATTATAGATAACTGCAGTTTTATTTCAAACAAAGTTGATAATTCCAGTGAATTCAATCCAAACACCATCTATAATTATGATACCTCAACATATATCAGAAATTCATTTTTCAACAACTCAAAGCAAAGCATATCATCACTTTTTACAAAGGAATTCATTGAGGAGAACAATATATGGAACGATGACGAATTTTATACAAACTTAAGCATTTATCCGATTGCATATACAGATGAAGGCCTTGAACTTACCCTAATCAACAACAGCATCAACGTCACAGACTTGCCATCCAAATTTGACCTTCGTGACTGGGGCTGGGTAACACCAATTAAAGATCAGGGACGAATGGGTGCCTGCTGGGTATTCGGTACAATTGCAGCACTTGAATCAGCACTTCTAAAAGCAACAGGAACAGTATATGACTTATCTGAAAACAATGTTCAAAACAGCGAACTGATATACAGCAGATACGGATCTACATCTAACTTTGAAGGAGGATTTTCACTAGACGCATTAGGATATATCTTAAGTTGGATGGGTGTTTTGCCTCAAGAAGATGACATATACGATCAGGCAGGAAAAATTTCAGACATACTCGACAGCATAAACAAAATTCACATCCAGGATGCATTATTAATTCCAATCAAGAGAGATGAAAACAAATTATGCTACAACCAAACAGGAGAATTAATCAAAAGAGCAATTATCGAATATGGAGCAGTTACTTTTACATATGCAGGAGACGGTAAATATTACAATGAAAAAACAACTTCAATATACAACAACAACACATATGAACCAAATCATGAAGTAGCTGTAATAGGATGGGATGACAATTACCCTAAAGAAAAATTTAATATAACCCCACCAGGCAACGGAGCATGGATAATAAAAAACAGCTGGGGTAAAGAATGGGGAGATGGCGGATATGCATACATATCCTATTATGATACATCAGTTTATGGTAAAGATAAAGACACTATTGATTATACTGTAGCTTTTATAATAGAAAACACTGAAAACTACACATACAATTATCAGACAGATTTTTCAGGCCTTAAAAATTTCACAAGCAACTACACATTCTACAGCAATGAATTTGAAGCTGTTGAAAAGGCAGACCTGGCGGCAGTGGGAACCTACTTCAACGATACTGGGGTTTATTATGAGTTCAAGATATATGTAAATGGCGAGTTGAAACTTACGCAAAACGGAACAAGTCCATTTGCAGGATTCAGAACAATCAAACTAAACAAAAACATTCCAGTAAAAGAGAATGACACATTCAAAGTCGTATTCAAAAGCAATAACGTTCCGTTCCAAGATAAATCAAGACAACACTTATTGCCTGAAATGTCTTATGTAAGCAGTGATGCAAACACATGGATTGATTTTTCCAAAAAGAACATGACAGTTTGCCTTAAAGTATACACACTGGAGTCCAAAAATCAGATAATAACCGAAGATTTAGTTAAAATATATAAAAACGATTCCAGGTTTGAAGCTGAAATCGGTGCAGTAAACGAAAGCGTTGCATTTGAAATCAACGGCATGAACTATACAAGAATCTCAGATGAAAACGGAACCGCAAAAATAGCCATTAACCTAAATCCTGGAAACTACACAATAAAAACAACTTACAACGAAGCAACTGTTGAAAACACGATTACAGTATTGCCGACATTAATGGCTGAAAATCTCATTAAATACTATAAAAACGAATCACAGTTCTATATTTCATTGATTGACGGTGCCGGCAAAGCTGTCCCTAATGCCAACATTACAATGAACATCAACGGAGTGTTCTACAACAGAACCACCAATGCAAACGGAACCGCAAGACTAAACATCAACCTTAACCCTGGAGAATACATATTAACAGCAATAGACCCATTGATCGGCCTTCAAATGTCATACAGTATTACAGTATTGCCTGTACTGAGCGCAGAAGACATTAACATGACATACATGGACGGAACACAGTTTGCGGCAACATTGCTTGACGAAACCGGAAAAGCACTGGCTGGCGTCAACATCACATTCAACATCAACGGAGTCTTTTATAACAGAACAACCGATGAGAATGGAACCGCAAGACTAAACATCAGACTGATGGCAGGCGAATACATCATCACATCAATGTATGAAAACGGCGCTGCAACATCAAACAAAGTAACTATCAGAAGTTGA